ATACGCATGTTCATTTTTACGATACAACCCGACCCGGTGGCGTTCCCTGGCCGCCCGAAGACAATGCATTGCTCTATCGCCCCGTTTTGCCGCACCACTTTGTTGAACGCACTGAAAAGATGGGTGTGGCTGGGACGGTTGTGGTTGAAGCCAGCCAGCTCGTTGAAGACAATCAGTGGATTTTGGATCTCGCAGCAGACAATCCCTGTATTGTCGGGTTTGTGGGTCGTCTGAATCCCCAGACCGAAGATTTTGAGAAGAATCTCGATCTCTTTTCGGCCAATCCGCTCTATCGCGGGATTCGTCTGGGACTTCAGCGGGGTAGTTTGGAAGATCAAGATGCTCTTATGCCACAACTCCAAAAATTGGCTGACCGCGATTTGCAGCTCGATTTGATGACGAATAGCAAACAGTTGCCCATCAATGCTGTTATTGCCGAGCAAATTCCCGATCTGCGCATTGTTATTGACCATGTTGCACATGTGGA
This window of the Gemmatimonadota bacterium genome carries:
- a CDS encoding amidohydrolase family protein, translated to MSMIIDTHVHFYDTTRPGGVPWPPEDNALLYRPVLPHHFVERTEKMGVAGTVVVEASQLVEDNQWILDLAADNPCIVGFVGRLNPQTEDFEKNLDLFSANPLYRGIRLGLQRGSLEDQDALMPQLQKLADRDLQLDLMTNSKQLPINAVIAEQIPDLRIVIDHVAHVEVTGEAPDPEWVQGIQTIAKYSNVYCKVSGMVERAAQQPAPDDPAYYVPTLDVLWHAFGEDRLVYGSNWLVCERAAPYETVLSIVTHYIENKGPEAMEKFFWKNSKAAYKWIDR